DNA from Halorarum salinum:
TCTACTACACGCTCGACTTCGCCGACGAGCCGGTGGTCGCCGATCGCTACGGCTGGCCCGTCGCCGAAGCCATCGGTGCCGCGGCGGCCCTCCACGAGGCGACCGGCGAAGCGCGCTATCTCGAGTGGTACGATCGGTTCTGGACGTACGCCGTCGACCGACTGGTGGCGCCCGGGGGGAGCTGGTACGAGAAGCTGACGCCCGACCACGAACCGGTCGTGACGACGGACGGCCCCGAAGTCGAGCCGGGATACCATCCGACCGGAGCCTGCTTCGAATCACTGCGGATGGTCGGGCACGGAGACTGACGTCCGGGTGCCCTCGAAAGATCCACGCCGAGGCCGCGGCGAACTGCCGTCGGCACTCAAACCACTCACTCGGCTAGAGTAACTAGCACGAGTGGCGTCCGTCGAGCCCCCGTCGGAGACGGGCTACGGCCCGGCTCATGAGTGGTACGCCACGCCACTGCCCGACGTTGCCGGGTCACGTCCACGACGGATCGTAGTCCTCGTACACGGCCTCCCGAAGCACCCGGTCGGTGACGAGGAAGGCTCCGACGGCACACGCCACGAGCATCCCCACCATCGCCCACTGCAGCCACGACGACAGCACTAGCTCTACGGACGAGACGTACACGAGCAGCACTGCGGAGGGGAGGATACGGACGAGCGCGAGGTGGGTTCGATTCGTGACGAACTTCTCGGGGTGGTCGGCCGCTGCAGGCTCGCCCTTGGAGACGTACTCGTGCAGCTTTGCGAACGGGTGGTTCGAGTCGATGCGTCCGGTTTCGGGGTCGTAGTCCCTGTGGAACCGCTCGAAGTGGCCGGACCGCATTCCGACGACGGCGCCGACGAGGGTGATGATCGGCCCAGCAACGAACGAGAGAACGAACGCCCACCCCGGGATAGCTGCGTCCATGCCGAACACGAGGTCGTACCCCACGCCTCGCCGTGTGGGTACCCCCAACGCGAGGGGGAAAACCCCGCCGAAGAACACGGTGGACCCCGTGCCGTTCCGATCTTCGAGTTCGCTACTGACATGTACGTCTGGTTATTAGTAACCGACATCATGCATTCGGGAACGGCGTCACGCCGATCGGGAGGATTCCCTACCGAGTTCGAACTCCCCCTGCTCGATTCCGCGAACGCACGACGTCAGACTTCGTCAGACGACCATTCCCGCAGCCTCCAGATGTCGGTTTCCGGGTCCAGATTGGCGGGTTCGGCGCCGCGTGACGTCACGATTCCAGCGTGGTACAGCATCGCCTTGAGTTGGAACACCGTCGGCGAGTGATACACGCCCCCGTCCGTTAGCTCACCTCGCTGTAGTTCGCCGTCCGTGTCCAGCACGCGGCTTCGAATCTCCCCGTCGCCGCGGACGAACAACTCGACCGTGAAGGAGGGGTGGAGTTCGTGGAGATATTCGACGACCTGTGGGAGCGTCGGCTCGCGGATTCCATCCTCGTGCAGGTGCTGGAGTTCCTCCACCAGCAACTGGGTCGCCGGGTACGCGTAGACGACGCGGCGGGCGAGCACCCCCCACTTCGGGGCGAGGTCACTGAACCGCTTCCGGGAGCGCTTCCACCTCTCGAACGCCGCCAGCGCGTCGTCGACGGATCCACACTCCCGGAGGGCGAACCTGACGACCTCACGCCCGAGCGCCGTCAGCCGAACGCGGTCGGGTCGCCCCTCGACGAGGTTCAGGAACACGGCGCCGCTCCGGGCGGCGTCGACGGCGCCGACGACCCGCTCCGAGAGGACGCGGTCGGTCCCGTCGGGGTGGTACGCCGCGAGGGGGTACGCGAGGTAGTTCTTCGGGTGGTTGAGCCCGAACGACGGGTTCGCGACGCCCTGCGCGCTCGCCTGGAACCGGATCGCGTCGGTCTCGGTCGTCGTCCGGTTGCCGACGACGCGCGGGACCTCGACCGGTTCGACCCCGCCGGCGGGGTCGACGCCGAGGACGCCGACGTTGAGTTCGCGGGCGAGCGTGCGGGCCGACCGGGAAACCGCCCCGACGGTCGCCGCGAGGTACGCGACGTTCGCCTCGTTCAGCCGGTCGTGCGCCTGGACAATTCCGCGTTCGACGTCGACGCCGCCGCGGTCGGTGTACCCCTTCGCCTCGACGGCCACGAGCGGCGGTTCGTCCCCCAGCCGGTCGACGGCGAGGAGATCGTCGCCCAGGACGCGGACGCCGACGAGGTCCGGGTACCCGGATCCGGCCCGGACGTGGTTGAAGGGGGCGAGCGCCTCCCTGACCCCGGGTCGATCGACTCCCCGGCGAGCCACCGGTCGGCGGAGAACCGCGCGTCGACGACGACGTATCCGTCGTCGGCGTCGTCCGGGAACAGGCGGCGCTTCGTGTGCGCGAGGACCCTCGGTTCAGCCAACGTGGTCGCCGCACTGCCCATGCCGCGCCGGTTCAGCCAGCTGGCTCATGAAGGTTCGGCTTCGGCGCGTTCGCCGGCCCCGTCGTGCCCCCATCCCGAGACGGACGACCGACCGGTCGCGTACCCGATCAGTCGTCGGACGAGTACTCCACGTTCCGCCGGTTCCGCAGTCGCTCGCGGACGGCGGTCGACTGGCCGGACTCGGGCGAGTCGGCCGACTCGGCGGAGTCGCCGACCAGCACGGGGGCGTGCCGTTCGAGTTCGACGACCATCCCGACCATGGCGATCACGCACATGATCGCCGTGGGGAGTCCGACGAGGACGGTGAACGTCTGGAGGACCGGGAGCCCCCCGGCGAAGCCGAGCGAGACGGTGAGAAACACCATCATCAGCCCCCAGACGACGCGGTTGAGCGTCGAGGGGGATTCGGTGTCCCTGGTGACCATCATCGCGATGCTCAGCGTCGACGAGTCGAGCGTCGTGATCAGGAAGCTCACGACGAGCAGCAGCAGGAGCGCCGAGAAGGCGCCCGGGTACGGAAGGAGCTGTTCGAACAGGGCGAATCCGACGGCCTCCAGGCCGGCGTCCGAGTACACCCCCAGGAGGTCGGCGGCGCCCGACGACTGCACCCAGAGCGCGGACCCGCCCGTGGCCACGTACCACGGGACGGTCAGGCCGAACGAGCCGACCAGCCCCGCGAAGACGAGCTGTCGGAGCGTCCGGCCGCGGGAGATCCGCGCCATGAAGATGCCCACCATCGGCGCGAACGTGAGCCACCACGGCCAGAAGAACAGCGTCCACGAGCCGAGCCAGTTCGTGGCCTCGCTCCCGGGGCCGAAGAACAGGCTCATCCCGACGTAGTCGGCCGCGTAGCCCTGCAGCGCCTGCGTGCCGAGGTTGAACAGGAACGAGAGGGGGCCGAACGCAAGGGTAACGACCATCAGCGCGATGAGGAGCACCACGTTGAGATCCGCGAACCGCCTGATCCCCCGCTGGATCCCGGCGACGACCGACAGGAGGAAGACGACCCCGACCAGCAGTATCAGCGCGATCCGGCCGCCCTCGCCCGTCCGCACGCCCCACTTGAACGCGAGCCCGGAGAGGAACTGGCTGATCCCGAGGCCGAACGAGACGGTGATGCCGCTCACCGTGACGACGACGGCCAGCGTGTCGATCAGCTTCGCGGGCCATCCGTCGAGCCCGTCCGGGCCGAGGAAGGGCGCGAGGATCACCGCGGGTCGGAAGGACGTGTCCTTCCGGTACACGAAGTACGAGATCGCGACGGCGAACACCAAGTAGGTCGCCCAGGCCGAGGTTCCGTAGTGGAAGATCGCGTACTGGAGCGCGTTCGCCATCCGTTCCCACGTGCCGGCGGCGGCCCCGGACCCGAAGAACGGCGGCGGCGTCTGGTAGTGGACGAGCGGTTCGACCGGGCCCCAGAACTCCAGCCCGCCCGACGAGAGGCCCGCGGTGAACGTCATCGCCAGGTACTGGGCGAACGAGAACTCGGGCGTCTCGTCCGGGCCCCCGAGTTTGATTCGCCCCCACGGCCCCAGCATGACGTACACGACGAACACGAACGAGAGGAAGACCGCCCACAGGTACAGCCACCCGAGGTTCGTCACGATGAACGCGTTCGCGGCCGCCAGCTTCGACGCGGCGACGTCCGGCCGGACGACGATCCCGACGATGATTCCCAGCAGCGAGAGCAGCGACGCCGTGAAGACCGTCGGGTCGGACTCCTCCAGGAACTCCGATGTTCCGTTCATGAGTGGCTAGCGGCGATCGACGCGTGAACGCGACGTGTCGGCTCCTTCCGCACCATGTGCACGGCGGCCAGATGCTCGAGGGTGAAGTATCCAATGAAGGAGGCCGCCATCGGTTGACCGTCTCTCACGTACGGGGTGGTCATCTCCGCCGCCGGAGGGCGGCCGCGCCGCCCTCCGGATCTTGAGCGACGAGGCGGGCGAGCCGGTCCACGGCTTCCACACGCCCGACGAGGAGTGACGGGTGCGGCGGAAACGGTGTGAGGACGCTCCGTGAGAGCCGTCGATCGCCTACTCGCTCGGGACCGCGGGTGAGCGTTCCCTCCCTCCCTCCGGTTACGACGCCGAACTCGGCCGTCGGACGTCGTCGAGTCGGCGGAGCCCGCACTCGACGCCGCCCACGAGGAGGAGGACGACGAGATAGACGAACCACGCGCCGAAGTAGAGCGCGTGGGGATCGTCCACGCTCGCGGTGAACTCCGCGCGGACGTCCAGTAGGACGAACAGCGTCAGGAGGCCCGCCGGCGACACCAGCCCGTGGCGAACGAGCAGGTAGACCGGCACCGCAGCCAGTAACCACATCCCGGCGGCGCCGTACGCGTACAGCGGCCAATCGAGGCCGCCGAACCCCGTTACGCCGAGGCGGCGGGCGAACCACACCATCACCCCCGCGTGGAGGACGCCGGCGACCGCGGCGACGACGGTCGCCCGTCGCCTGGATGCGGGAATCGACAGTTCCGGGCTCGGCGCCCGCGGTCCCGGGAGCCGCTCCCAGACGGTCCGGACGGCGTACTCGACCAGCCCGACGAACAGGAAGCCGACGGTCCAGACGGACGCGTTGACCATGTACCGAACGATGTACAGTCCGTTCTCGACCACGACGATCCCGGTCGGCTCGGGGAGTCGTTCGAGTTCGGCCACGTCCCGGAAGGTCGGCCCCGGCGGCGTCAGTTCCGTGCCGAGGACGTAACCGGTGGTCGCGACGAGCGCGATCAGCGGTGTGACGAGCCGGTATCGGAGAGCGAGCCACGCTGGAAGCGATCCCATGACGACGAGGCCGCCGTACCGCCAGCCGATCCCGACGACCGAATACTCCGCGGGGCCGACGGTGTACCCCAGGTCGAGGGCGACGACGAGCAGTGCGACCGCGTGAACGATTCCGATCAGGAGGCTGATCAGGACGTGGCGTCCGGAGGGCATACGTAGCCCTGCTGTCGCCCGTCGCTTCTAGTTTCCCCCGTCGCTCGTCGCGTGCCCCCGTCGGAATCGGTCGACGGTGACCGGCTTCACCGCCGGGCGGATCCGACGACGGATCGATGGACGGACGGCGCCTCAGCGACGGGGATGACGGACCGGATTGACCGGCTGACGCTCGAATCCCGGATCGTGGACGTCCTCGTGTTCTACCACCCGGCCTGCCTGGACGAGCGGGGGGCCACGTCGCGCAACACGATCGTCGTCCGCTCGCAGGAATCCACGCTGTCACGGCACACGACCACGAACCCGAGAAATGACGGGATCGCTGCGCGTTCACCGCTGCCGCGACTTCCCCATCGGTGACCGACGTCGTATTCGTCCGCGTCCCCTCCCGGTTGCGTCCCGAGCCGTCACTCGACCTCGTGAGGGGACGGGGCCGCGAAATCGCCCGATTCGAAGCCGATCGGAGCGGGTTCCTCGACGACCCGGAGGTCGTCACGGTCGCGTGCCTCCTCCACGAGGGCCGTCGACGCGTAGAGCCGCTGGAGGTGCATGGTGTCGGCCGCACGGAGAACGCGGACCGTCTCCGGGTCGACGATCCCGATGGTCGACAGCGCCGCGACGAGGCCAGCGCGGTCGGTCTCGACGGCCGGCGGGAGACGGACGCCCCGCGTCGTGCTCGCCGTCAGCGCGTTGATGAGCGTCGTCGGCATGTCGATCCCCTCGAGGAGGTCCGCGTGGACGAAGTCCGCCGAGCCCATCCCCATCGCATTTCCGTGCGTCGTCTCGGTCAGCCCGCGTGTGTAGATGCGTTTGACGTCGGGCGAGTCCGGTTCCGGTTCCTGGATCGCGAACGGTCGCCTGCCGATGACGTTCGTGTCCATCCCCTGGCCGCTGACGTCCTTCCCCTGGGAATCGAGAACGAGCACGTCGAGTTCCCGGAACGGTATCTTCGGCATGACGTCGTAGGCCGTCTCGAGCAGTTCCGCCTCGCGGTCGAGGAACCCCTCCGGCGGGACGCCTTCGACGAGCGCGGTGTCGTCGCGCTGGTCTTCCAGGATCGCGATCCCGCCGACGACGGGGAGTTGGGCGAGCAGTTGTTCGGTGATCTCGGGGATCATGTTCCGGAGCGACCAGTCGACCGCCCAGTCGTGGGCGATCTTCGCGCCGCGCTGTTTCCCCATCCCGATCACCAGCATCTTCGAGAGGCCGCTCTCGACGGTGCCGTCGAAGTCTGTGTGGGGTTTGACCCGGTTGATCGGGACGATGGCGTCGGCCGCGACGGCGTTCGCGTCCGCGACGACCGGGACGTCGCGGTCGGCGGTCCGTCCCACCTCGGCGACGTCCATGCCCGACCGGATCTCACAGTCCACGGTCGACTCCGACACGCCCAGGTCCGCCAGCATCTCGCGCTGGCCCTCGGCCGTGGCGCCGCCGTGGCTCCCCATCGCCGGGAACACGAACGGGTCGTACCCGCGATCCTGGGCGCCCTCGACGACGCCGGCGACGATCGTTCCGAGGTTCGCGATCCCGCGGCTCCCGACGCCGAGCGCGATCTCGCCGCCGTCGGGGACGTCCTCGAGCGGGAGCGACCCGAAGGCGTCCGACGCGCGATCGGCGATGGCCTCGCGCGGAATCGGGTCCGTCTCCCACACCTGCTCGATGAGACCCAGTTCCGGCAGGGGAGTTTCGCCACACGCATCCTGAACTCGCTCCTCGGGGACTGCGAGCGAACGCCTCGATGGGTCCGTATCCATACCGTAACGCTAGGCAGGTCCACTGATAATTATGACCCCGAGACGAACTGACGGAGACCGGTCGAGCAGGTCCAGGAGGTGACGATAGCCGCTCGGGTCGGCGTCGACTACATCGGACGGATCGACCATCGGTACTTCGGGGGCTGGAACCCGTTTCCCGACGCCGTCTCGGAACTTCGAATCGATCTGGAAAGTGGCGATAGCTGTAGGCCCTAGCTCGACCGTCGAACGAATCGACCGCTGAGGCCTGAGACGTCCGAATTCGAGCGACTGAAAACGGAGGCCGACCGGTGGCAGAACGGTGAATCACCGCAGCGGGAGATGCACGGCGCGTATTCAGCGTTGACGCGACCCGAGATTCGGTCCGCTCGAATCGACGAGCGCGGAGCGTGGATCCTCCACGGGGTGACCGACGGCAGCAGAATCCGACTGAAGTCGAGTGATGGGTACGGAGCCCGTTCGTCTGGACGTACGGAAACGGCGGGGACCGGTTCGCGTTTCAACCGATCGCCGGAAGTCACCACCGTGTCCGACCGGCCGCCGACGAGCGTTCTCCTGCCGACGACGAGGTGGACCGACGCGTGCGCGGAGGTGGCCGCCCAACTCGGGGACGGCGACGAGCTTCTGGTCATCCACGACGGCGAGGACGACCCCGTCACCGAGCGGGAAGACCGCCCCGAGGGCGTCCGACTCGTCGCCGCCGGCGAGCCGGAGGGCTGTTCGGGGAAGGCCAACGCCATCGTTGCCGGGATGCGGGCCGCGCGCCACGATCGCCTCGTCTGGACGGACGACGACTTCCACCACCCTCCCGACTGGCTGGCGACCTTCAGCGCGGACTATGAGGACCACGGGCCGGTGTCGGAGGTGCCGTACTCCGTCGGGCGGGACACCCTGTCGGTGCTGCTCGAACCGCTGTACGCCTCGGCCGGCTCGCTGGGCCTCTACCTCGGCGACCGGATGTGGGGCGGCGCGGTCACGTTCGATCGAGGTGGCCCGTGAGCGAGCCGAGGAAGCCGGCGTCGCGGACCGTGTCAGTTTCGAGGTGGCGACCGCGAAGGAGTACGACGGGGGCGACTGTGACCTCGTGATGATGTTCGACGCGTATCACGACGTGGGTGATCCGGTCGGCGTGGCGTCACACGTCCGGGGGACGCTCGCCGGCGACGGGGCGTGGATGTTGGTCGAGCCGTTCGCCAACGATCAGGTCGAGGACAACCTGAACCCGCTGGGCAGGGCGTTCTACTGCGCCTCGACGATGGCCTGCGTGCCGAACTCGCTCGACCAGGGCGGCGACCTCGTCCTGGGAGCACAGGCCGGCGAAGCGCGTCTCCGTGAGGTGATCACCGAGGGCGGGTTCACGGGGTTCCGTCGGGCGGCCGAGACGCCGTTCAACCTCGTGCACGAAGCCAGACCGTGACGATAGTCCCCTCCCAATCGTCGGTGGTTCGGCACGTACTACTGAGCGTTCGTGTTCACCGGGTGTTCTGACGGTCGCCCCGCCGCTCGGCGGACCTGGACTGGACGCTGGCACCGTTAGATTCGTCTTGGCAGTAGCGCTCCGCCGGCCGTCGGACACGGGGCGCTCGAGGAGGATCGGGAGCTCGGCCGCTCGTAACGTTCTGGGCGCGCATTCATCCACCTCCTGTATCGTCCCGTTCTCCTCCTTCCACGTTTTCCGGACCCGGAAGCTTACAGCCCATCAAGGGTTACGATGCCTTCGCCGACCTCGAAGTTTACCAGGCGCCTCGGATCAAACGTCAGACTCACGATCGCCTCGTTCTGGCTCTCAGGCGCTCGAACCGAGCAACTACGGTCCGCATCGTAACGTCCACCGTTCCTCCGCACGGCCGTCGGTAACACGCAAACGCGTGGACACCGTTGTCAATTCCTTCGATCCGCTTGGAATGTGGCGTCTCGGATCCCGACTCCAAGCCGGTCTGCGCGAGAGTCGGTCCGGATCGTCCTCGTCGGTCGACGACGCCGCGCAGAACTGCCGATCACCCCGTCCTCCTCATCGAAGGCGAGTCCCTCATCCGCGAGGACCATCGAACCCGTCTCCACCTGGTCGAACGCCAACGACGGCTCCGCATCCGTGTTCTCACACGGCCACAGCGGGTCCCGATCACCGGCACCACCGCACTCCGGTTCCGAGATCCCGTACGGCGGTTCCCCACACGCGCCAGACCAACCTCACCACCACCGGCAGGCGTGAACGCGATCTCGACCGTCCCGTGCTGCGTACACGTGATCTCCACGCACCCGGCCCTCGTTCCCGGCTCGGCCTCCACGTCGAACTCCAGCGTCTCCTCATCGCGATGGGTTAGTTCGGCATCGAACGCGTGCCGCTACGCGTATGGAGCCGAGAGCGACGTCGGATCGTTCGATAGGAGCCACAGCGGCACCGCCCGCGTCAGAACGACCATCCCAACCAGTTCGACGAGCGTCTGCGTGACGACGACCGCGGGGACCAATCGGTAGCCATCCGGCAGCGCGAGCGCCAACGGGAGGACGACGAGCGAGTTCCGCGTCACTGAGGTGAACACGAACGCACGGGCCTCACCGACGTTCATCCGGAATAGTCCGGCGGCAAGTCGTCCCAACAGGGGCATGATGATGAGGAACACGACGTAGACGGGGACGACGGCAGCGATCCGTCCGATCGAATCCTCGACTCGGGGAAGTTGGGAGGCGATAACGACCAGAAGCGTCGCGCCCATCATCGGCACGGGAAGCCAGCCCATCGCGTCCTGCAATCGACGCCCGGTATCGGAGCCGTCCGCCCACACCTCGGTGAGCCACGCGAGCGTCAACGGGAGCGCGATGAGAAGCAGGAACGCCTCGATGAACGGACCCGCCCTGATGACGTCCGCTACTCGTGCGCCCATGAACAGCCACAGGTACACCGGAAGCAGGAGGAACTGGACGAGCAGGAGCGCTGGCGTCGCAGCGGTGACCTGCTCGGCGTTACCCCCCGCGAGATCGGTGAAGGCGATGACGTAGTCGATGCACGGAGTCAGCAGCACCATGAACGCCCCGACGAGGATGGCCGGCTCCTGCGGGAGGAATCGAGTGAGCGCGTAGACGACGGCCGGGACGACGAGGAAGTTCATCCCGAGCGCGGCAGCCATGAACCGAGCGTTCGTGAACGCGCGACGAAACTTCGTGAAGGGGATCTCGAGAAAGGTGACGTACAGGAGGACCGCCAGCACGGGGGTGATTACCCGCTCGAACAGCGGTGCGGCCGAAGGAAGACCGACTCCGAATCCAACGGCGAGGGCAACGCTTGCGGCGTAGATGGCGATCTGGCGTCGTTGGAGCCACTCCCTCATGCTCATCGGGGCGTTCTTGGGGACGGTGCGCTATACCGCTGGTGTCGCGTTCAGTACGAAGATCGATCGGCGTCCGTCAGTGTTCGGTAAGTGATCCGCGGGACGCTTTCCACGACCCACGACGTGGTTCAGATACGTCGACGACCGATCGGACCGAATCACGCTGCCTCGTCCTCTAGTCGTTCGACGAATTCGTCACGGAACATCCGTCGCGTCCCTTCGGGGCCCGTGACAGTCAGGACCGTCTCTTCGTATGGGGGCGACACGGTGATGTTGAATTCCGCGAACGAACAGCACCGCAACTCGTCCGCGGTGAACCGGGCGACCGCCCGGAGGGACTCGTCCGTTCCGTCGAACCGTACGCTCACACCGTCTTCGCGTTCCTCGTATCCCACGTACTGGGAGACGAGTAATCGTTGGACCGCTTCCGATCGTTCCGATCTCTCCTCCTCGGTCAGCGTACACGCAACCTCGGGTTCCGGGCCGTTCCGGCTCATGGGACGGAATCGCTTTGAATCCCGAACCATTTATACTTCCGAGTACGAAGTATGGAACCGACTGCGGTGAACGAAAGCCATGGCAGATGCCCCTGACGCGGTAACTGATGCGTCCGACCCTTCGAACGTCGATCGGGATTGTCTCTGTCCATTGGGGGGAGTGATGGATCTTCTCAGCCGCCGCTACGCGATGCAACTCATCTGCGTGGTTGGCGCAACCGGTCCAGCGAGGTACGGCGATATCGAAGGGACGTTCGACGGAGTGAGTAGTTCGACGCTCTCGACGAGACTCGACGAGCTCGTCGAGGCCGGAATCCTCGCCCGCGAGCAGTACGCCGAGATCCCGCCGCGGGTTGAATACGAACTCACTGAAACGGGTGAAGAGCTAGGGCGACGTCTGAAACCCCTTCTCAGGTGGGCGGAAGAAACCGATGAGGAGGAACTCTCCGGGAATCGATGAACAGCGGACTGCAGGAAGGCACGGCGTGAGTTTCGGGAGATCGGACGACGTACCTCCGGGAACTCCGGAGGGAAGTCCACTCATCGGTGCAGCGTAGGTTGGTACGCTATCGTCACCGTACTCGGGCCGAAGGGCTCGCCGACAGCCACCGCTCTTTTTAGCCC
Protein-coding regions in this window:
- a CDS encoding arsenic resistance protein, translated to MSMREWLQRRQIAIYAASVALAVGFGVGLPSAAPLFERVITPVLAVLLYVTFLEIPFTKFRRAFTNARFMAAALGMNFLVVPAVVYALTRFLPQEPAILVGAFMVLLTPCIDYVIAFTDLAGGNAEQVTAATPALLLVQFLLLPVYLWLFMGARVADVIRAGPFIEAFLLLIALPLTLAWLTEVWADGSDTGRRLQDAMGWLPVPMMGATLLVVIASQLPRVEDSIGRIAAVVPVYVVFLIIMPLLGRLAAGLFRMNVGEARAFVFTSVTRNSLVVLPLALALPDGYRLVPAVVVTQTLVELVGMVVLTRAVPLWLLSNDPTSLSAPYA
- a CDS encoding BCCT family transporter, yielding MNGTSEFLEESDPTVFTASLLSLLGIIVGIVVRPDVAASKLAAANAFIVTNLGWLYLWAVFLSFVFVVYVMLGPWGRIKLGGPDETPEFSFAQYLAMTFTAGLSSGGLEFWGPVEPLVHYQTPPPFFGSGAAAGTWERMANALQYAIFHYGTSAWATYLVFAVAISYFVYRKDTSFRPAVILAPFLGPDGLDGWPAKLIDTLAVVVTVSGITVSFGLGISQFLSGLAFKWGVRTGEGGRIALILLVGVVFLLSVVAGIQRGIRRFADLNVVLLIALMVVTLAFGPLSFLFNLGTQALQGYAADYVGMSLFFGPGSEATNWLGSWTLFFWPWWLTFAPMVGIFMARISRGRTLRQLVFAGLVGSFGLTVPWYVATGGSALWVQSSGAADLLGVYSDAGLEAVGFALFEQLLPYPGAFSALLLLLVVSFLITTLDSSTLSIAMMVTRDTESPSTLNRVVWGLMMVFLTVSLGFAGGLPVLQTFTVLVGLPTAIMCVIAMVGMVVELERHAPVLVGDSAESADSPESGQSTAVRERLRNRRNVEYSSDD
- a CDS encoding DUF362 domain-containing protein, with protein sequence MDTDPSRRSLAVPEERVQDACGETPLPELGLIEQVWETDPIPREAIADRASDAFGSLPLEDVPDGGEIALGVGSRGIANLGTIVAGVVEGAQDRGYDPFVFPAMGSHGGATAEGQREMLADLGVSESTVDCEIRSGMDVAEVGRTADRDVPVVADANAVAADAIVPINRVKPHTDFDGTVESGLSKMLVIGMGKQRGAKIAHDWAVDWSLRNMIPEITEQLLAQLPVVGGIAILEDQRDDTALVEGVPPEGFLDREAELLETAYDVMPKIPFRELDVLVLDSQGKDVSGQGMDTNVIGRRPFAIQEPEPDSPDVKRIYTRGLTETTHGNAMGMGSADFVHADLLEGIDMPTTLINALTASTTRGVRLPPAVETDRAGLVAALSTIGIVDPETVRVLRAADTMHLQRLYASTALVEEARDRDDLRVVEEPAPIGFESGDFAAPSPHEVE
- a CDS encoding winged helix-turn-helix transcriptional regulator produces the protein MDLLSRRYAMQLICVVGATGPARYGDIEGTFDGVSSSTLSTRLDELVEAGILAREQYAEIPPRVEYELTETGEELGRRLKPLLRWAEETDEEELSGNR
- a CDS encoding Zn-dependent oxidoreductase; its protein translation is MSRNGPEPEVACTLTEEERSERSEAVQRLLVSQYVGYEEREDGVSVRFDGTDESLRAVARFTADELRCCSFAEFNITVSPPYEETVLTVTGPEGTRRMFRDEFVERLEDEAA